The Epinephelus lanceolatus isolate andai-2023 chromosome 12, ASM4190304v1, whole genome shotgun sequence genome segment tgtatacttagaatgagctgtttatatctatatggcgctaaatcctacacgctgCTCCTTTCATTGTTCCTTCTGTGTGTGATGCTTctgtaaaaacacagactttgtgaGGCAGATGTTTTTCTCCAAAGAATTTAATTACAAAAACAGAATCTTAAAATATGAGCTATTCTCAGTCATAGCTCCATATCCATAAGCATTTATACAAAACAGTGTGGTCACATGGGCTGCCCTACACATTTACATAAACCAAACAAGTGTATAAAAATCTACCAGATGTAGACTTTAAACATCAATGAAAACACCATGAAAGAAAGCAATCATGACACGTTGATGGGGGATCAATTATTGGTTATAAGGCTCTCAGGAGGAGGCGGCCTCATTGGCATGGGGGGCAGGGGCATCTGCGGGGGCATATGGGGGGTACCTGGAGCACCTGGTGGGAGAGGGGGCATCCCTCctggagggggagggggcatGGAATCATTTGGTGGGCGAGGTCCAACTCCACTCATGAGAGGAGGAGGGCGCTTCACGCCTGCAGCAGGCGGGGGTCCGCTGGACTGGGGGACAGCTTTCTCCATTTTGAAGTGGAACTGTAGGAAGAactgggaggaaaaaaacacaagtgacaGGTTGAAACATATTTCAACACTTCTCAAATACAATAAGAAGGTCAGCTTTGTGGTGACAAATGTTAATCAGTTCAGCTGTACCTGTTTAGTTTCTCTGTTCCAGTGGGTCCAGAAGCGGTTTTCTGCTTTGTCAATTTCTCTACTGGGGACCTAAAAGAGCAAAGACACTGATGTCATGCCACAGCAAGAAGAACAAAACTAAAAGAGCTCACATTATCTCTTCATCTGACTattattttcttcatgaatCGTTTTTGTCTAAAACATATCAAATAATTGTTACAAAAGCCTGTAATAATTTCCCACAGCCCTTattcaaccaacagtccaaaaccaaaagatGTTGCATTGGAATACATGGCAAAGAAAAGCTTGAGATGTCTGACAAGCTGAAATCAGCAAATGTTGCTGCTTAAATTTCCCTTGACTGACTAATTGACTTATCACTGCAGCTTTTATAAGTGCACAACACAGGTGCAGCTCCCACTCACCTTAAAGGCAATAGTCTCGTATGGTTCAGCAGCCAAAAGCAGGTACTGCCAGCGACGATCGGGGGGCTCGATGCGCTGTTCGTAAGCAGACATGAAACGATGCCTGGGTCCAATTCCTTCAGCGATCTCTGGGTAGTCAATCTGATGAACAGAGAAAAAGTAACAAGTAGCTTAGGGATTTGTCTTTGACAGTCGGACCATAGCGTCTAAAAACAATAATATTCAGTCATTACTGCAGTAGGCAATTTGAGGTCGAAACACAGAGTGGTGCTTGTATCCGAGGCAATTTCTGTGTACAGCTGCTTACTTCATTTGGCCAGCAGGACACATATGTCACATCAACGTGAGGAAAATGACAGGTATATGACCAAAAATAAGTTTGGCATTTAGCCTTGGCTGTAGGTTCAGCACAAACTGTGAAGAAACAACATCTGCAACATCAGCTTGCAAGCTTGATCAGAAGAGATGCCAAAAAGCAAACACTGAGTACTGACTCTGGCACTGAGCACCGCATTCAACAGCTGTTTCAGCCAAAAGGTTAATTTCTTAAGAGTACGCAGCCAGCCTTGAGTGAGCTGAGATTGTGAAACTGAAGAATATCTGTTTACAGTTGTTTCAGCTCTCAGTGGTGAATCAAGACTGCACTCAGAAACCAAACAAAAGCAATCAACTGAGCAAACTGGATAACTTTATGGCATCTCTATAAAGTGGAGCTTTAacgtttatttccttttttgggAAATCTTCTCCAAACAACAAGAAACCCTTTCAAATCATCAGAGTTTACACTGACATTCTCTCCATACACACTAACCTGGAAAAGTAAAGACTGCTGACCGGTCTCTGGGTCCCTCTGTTTGGTTACTATCAGGGAGAGAAAGACATTAAGACACTAAGATATTGAATGCAAAACATTTGCAATGAAACCACATTCAGCATAAGCTAAATAATGAGTGCAATGATACATAACATTGCAGCCAGCTCACCTTTGTATCCTGGTCGACCAATTTTGACAAACTTCTTGACCtcaactttcacttttgctggtgcTGGCTGAGCAGGAGCTTCTTTTGCCTCTTTGGCTGCTCGCCGCGCTCTGaaacacacaacatacacaGTTTTTTAAACCATTAATCAAAGCACTGGACACAGTGGATTGTAGCCCTGTCAATTCACAGCAAACATGAATCCACCACAAGATGAAGATTTGCAAGGTGGACCTGTGGTTTGATAAGTTTATCAGTTGTGGGAAGGTGAGGTAAAATGAATCAGTCACAgaaaacacaagacaaacaaataaaaactaaacactgcaCTTACAAGTTGGTCTGATGTTTCTTTCCTTGTGTGTGAGCCAAGTAGCTGCCCTGTAATGCAGAGGAGAGCAGTGTCAAACAAGATACTCtgataacaaaaaataacaccAAGTTTATGTAACATAATCTAGTAAAGTGTCATCATGTGCCCCCTCACCTCATTGTTATGAAGCGTCAAGCAAAGTTTGCACTCATATGATCCTAAATGATTCTTCATAAAGTAGGGGTCTTTGTTGATATCAATGGTCTCCAGGGCCAACTGACGTAACCGCTCTCGCCTATCACGGTTACTCTCAGAGGCTGAAGCCACCCCACCGCTCCCCGTCTTCCCTCCAGCTCTATGTTGGAAATCCATCTTTGCAAAGTGATGGGCTTAATCACTCAGAAACCCACACGGGTTTGCCCAGTCAACACTGGACAGGTACTCAAAGTAGATCCTTTGTGATTATCTgagggagaagaaaacacacactcttaCCAAGGATGTAGGTAACCAAATACTAGTTAATGTTATTACAGTACTAGGTATTACTAGATTTGGTGCAACAAACTACCATGTGTGCAGTTACACAAGCACATAGTAAACATGACAAGACTGCTGTCTCGACTCTGTATTTACTTTCACATGAGCATGTACATCGTTTAGGGGACAGATTAAGTAAAGTTAATGAAcgttaaaaaattaaatatccGAAATAAGGCTGATACATTTCTATAACTAGTCTGCGTTGCATTTCATACGAATTAGCAACAATACAATGACTTCTCAAACCTCTTGTAACTGAGGTACTTTATGCTAACTCCCCTTAACACGGATCTGTTTAACTACAGGAAAGTACATTTTGAAACATTACAGCGCCGTTTTTAGCAAAATATTTCTTAATTACCTGAGATGATAACGTTACCACTGTTAAGAGGAAGTCATTGAGTAATTTCTATAAACTCCAGTTAGCATAGTAGCATAGTTAGTATGTTAGCATAACGTAAAGCTAACGTTAATGAATGCACTGTGGCAATGCTAATGCTAGGCTAACGGTGTTACCGGCTTGTAATAAATGGATTTAACAAATACGAATGCTCAAACTACACGTAAAGCGCAGCTAATTCTGTATATGTGATAATACCGTGGTTGTGTACCTGAAGAAACGATAATTATACAGGACAAGATAATATAAACAGTTTCTTGGCCCAAAACACTCACCGACTCCACGACGTTAGGATCATGCcaatgtactttttactgcgCATGCCCAGGGTGCTTCTTCTTCGGCTTTTGGCGGTTTGCAAACAGTTTACGGCGCATTACCGCTACCTACTGGTCTGGAGCAAGGGCCGGACTGGCTTTcttcacaaaataaataactaataaTTATGTACCATATTTTTCGCaagcaaagtaaaaaaaaatgaataaaaaaaactctAATCAAGAATGACTGAATAAAGCCACACAAGGGCTTACAGAGTAATTTTATTTGTACACAGATATCTGTTGCTGCATCTGTGGTTGACTTTTTTGATCCATCGACAGCATTTTTTATCATAAATTTATCTCTCAAACAAACTATTTAAGCTGAACCACAAAGAATAACTGATTACAGTCTTCTTTAAATACATATTTGCTCTTTCCTCTTTGACATCCTTTCTATCACCACTTTCTTGCATTTCCCACTAGTTCCTAAACAGGGTTATGCACAGATCGCCTGAACCTTTAATTAAACCACATACCTGACTATTTTTCATAAGCAAAGCAACACAATTCATTCGTTTCcacaaaattcaaataaataaagtttaaagtaTTCATCTGACACTGTTGTTTATATTCACAGTTGGCAACCACCCATTTAACTGCTCAAACACCCATCCTGTCATTCTTTAGTCTTTTCCACATTTGCAAATAGTGAAACCCTTGCAGATCTATTTATCCGTGTTGTTTATTAAACTATGTTTATCATAATTCATAAGGattgtcattattattgttgttgagtgattgattttgattattttacaaACAGTGTGAGCACAGATCAGAATCACAGACATACAAATGAAGcactgagaaaacaaaactaaaagcaTTAACAAAGAGAAAAGGGCAATAAACTgtaaaacaaatctaaaataaaatataaataaaaacgcAGCGGCTTGTGACAAAAGGTTCATGTAAAGATTTTGAAGGTATACATAAATGGTTTTGATAGCTTTTTGCTTTATGAGGAAGAGAAATCATCGACCAGTGGGCCTACTGTTCCATTTCctttataaatacaaataatcTAGTTTTTGGAgggtcttttttgtttgtttgtttctttgtttttgtaagttTGCAtttgtaaatgtgaaatttGTCGAGAAgtaaaattagatttaaaatACATCTTAACCTCCTGGGACTCTTTGTCCTCATATGCGGatatcacattttgggtttacttgaccttatacttaatTCTACTTAAGTTAGGCCTCTTGTCCTCagtcatggacacttttttggcCATCTACTGGAATTAAGAGCACACTTATCcatataaaaacaagatggccaaattagtctgcagccaatcccgGCACAAAAGtagacaaggtccaaaacctgatcacattttatagttgaaacttgtttatttgtatcaataatgtttgttgttttgtatagcaacagtaacaagctaagacactgttaattagtaAGTACTTGTTTGACATTGAGACTATATCTTCGTctaatttgaggacattgggacttaattgtcATTggcaatgtttagttttttatacttatcgagTCCAACTGATCCCACATAGCGAGGAGAAACTAAAAATGCCTACCAGAGTAAAGTTCTTGTCTCAGGAGGCTATATATTACCTCGTCACTACATCAGGCTACAtagtgaaagtatcacagttTGAGAACGCACTGTTCGCCTGTTTTGACCCTCGCCGAGCACCGTACTACCACCAGTGAGGAGTGTCTGCCAGTGTGTGTCCGTTGTGTACCATGAAGGAGAGGAGTGACTCCGCTGTGTTTGCCTGACCGCAGAAATGACCAAACACACTCCGCCACATCTCGGGAACACCAGATAACGACACAGGACGACGGTTAACCGACAGTTTCGACGTCACCGTCTCTATACACTATAGTTATCTGACTCCATTATTATGTTGTCGGTGGGAAAGGCTCGGTCGTAGCCTCACTGTCCCTCCAACCTGTGTTTTACTGCGTCAGTGACCGTGATGCGTTTCAACGAGAAGGAGCTGGTGTCTCTGAGCCGCCAGCCGTCAGAGATGGCAGCCGAGCTGGGGATGCGAGGACCCAAGAAAGGAGACGGTAACACGGTTTATCTCACACCGAGCTCTTATCACACCTACTTCCGTTTCGTGTAACATGGGCAGCAGCTAATGCTACAACAGCAGCCATCACACACTTAATGTCACCCAccatctgtctgctgtctgtgtaaAATCTGATCTCAGTTCCCTTTTGTTGTGACACAGTTGTAAAGAAGAGGCTGGTGAAACTCATCGTCAACTTCCTCTTTTATTTCCGGACTGATGAGGACGAGGTGAGTTGAATCAATATTTGAACACCTGCCTGTACTGTTACAGCATCT includes the following:
- the sf3a2 gene encoding splicing factor 3A subunit 2 — translated: MDFQHRAGGKTGSGGVASASESNRDRRERLRQLALETIDINKDPYFMKNHLGSYECKLCLTLHNNEGSYLAHTQGKKHQTNLARRAAKEAKEAPAQPAPAKVKVEVKKFVKIGRPGYKVTKQRDPETGQQSLLFQIDYPEIAEGIGPRHRFMSAYEQRIEPPDRRWQYLLLAAEPYETIAFKVPSREIDKAENRFWTHWNRETKQFFLQFHFKMEKAVPQSSGPPPAAGVKRPPPLMSGVGPRPPNDSMPPPPPGGMPPLPPGAPGTPHMPPQMPLPPMPMRPPPPESLITNN